CGGCAACTACAACCCCAAGACCGCGCGCGGGTACGAAGACCTCGGCCTGCTGACCGCCAACGACGAGATCGCGGGCGATCTCACCGATCTGTTCAACAACCTCTCCGGCTACTCGCGCAACACCGACTATGCGCGCCTGCTCGTCGCACCGACGGGCGTACGCGACGGACTGCTGGATCAGATCGGGTACGAAGTCGACAACCACCGTGCCGGGCGCCCGGCGGGAATCCGGCTGAAGGTCAACGCACTGGTCGACGAGACGATGATCGACGCGTTGTTCGAAGCATCGCGCGCAGGCGTGCCGATCGACATCGTCGCCAGAGGAATCTGCGCGCTGCGGCCCGGCGTACCCGGACTCTCCGAGACGATCCGCGTACGCAGCATTCTGGGACGGTTCCTCGAACACAGCCGCGTGTTCTGGTTCGCCGGTGGCGGTGAACCGCGCGCCTGGATCGGCTCGGCGGACCTGATGCACCGCAACCTGGACCGCCGGGTCGAGACCCTCGTACGTATCCCCAGCGCCGACCACGTCCGCGAGCTCGGCGAGCTGCTCGCGCTGGCGATGGCCGACACGACCGCCGCCTGGCACCTCTCCGCCGACGGCACCTGGCAGCGCCAGCACCTCGCCGACGACGGAACTCCGCTCGACGACCTGCAGGAAATGCTCATCGCCCGGGCGAAGGACCGCAAGGCCGACGCCGCGGCCGCCGCCCGGCGTACCTAGTGGCCAGACCAAATTTCGTGGCGGCCGCGCTTGTATCTATCACGCACAGGTACGAACCTATTGGAGCTATGCGTGATAGATACAAAACGTCGGCGGCCCAAACCGAGCAATCGACGGCTGACAGGGAGCTGACATGAGCAAGGTCGCGTGGGGATTCACCTGCTCGATCGACGGGTTCATCGCCGGGCCGGGGCACGATATGAGCTGGCTTGCCGCGGCGGAGCCGATGGCCGAGGGTACGACCGATCGCATGGCCGGCGCCGTCGCAGTGATCATCGCGGGTCGAGACGGGTACGACGCGGCGAAGGCACTGCAGGACGAGCGCGACGATCTGACCTCCGAGCCCTACGGCGGCGCGTGGTCCGGAACGGAGTTCATCCTCACTCATCGTCCGGAGGAGCTCGCGGATGACCCGACCGTCATCGCACTGAACTGTGACATCGTCGAGGCGATTCGGCGCGCACGTGAGCTCGCCGGCGACGGAGACGTGCAGATCATCAGCGCCGACATCGCCCGCCAGGCGCTGGAGCATGACCTCATCGACGAGTTGCAGGTCTACGTCGCGCCAATCTTCCTCGGCGACGGCATCCGGATCTTCGACGTACCGGGCGGGCGACGGGTTGACTGGGAGCTGGCGGAGATCGACGAGCAGAATCCCCGGAGCTTCGCGCGGACGTACCGCCCGAAGCGGGCGTAGTTCGGCGCCGTCCCCATTTGTATCTATCGCTCAGCGGTACGAACCTATTGGAGCTATGCGTGATAGATACAAAACGCGGCCAGCCGCAGATCAGCTAGATCGCGTAGTCGACGACAACCGGCGCGTGATCGCTCCAGCGCTGCGCGTACGACGGGGCACGGTCGACAACGACGGGGCCGGCGAGCGATGCGAGCTCGGGAGTCGCGAGCTGGTAGTCGATCCGCCAACCCGCGTCGTTGTCGAACGCCCTGCCACGGTATGACCACCACGTGTACGGGCCGTCGACAGGTCCCGCGAAGTCGCGACCTACGTCGATCCAGCCGAGTTCGTCGCGTACGCGGTCGAGGTACGCGCGCTCTTCGGGCAAGAACCCGGACTTCTTCAGGTTGCCCTTCCAGTTCTTGATGTCGCGTTCGGTGTGACCGATGTTCAGGTCACCGACCACGAGCGCGTAGTCACTACGCTCGCGCAGGTCGCTCATCCGGGCGAGCATCGCGTCGAGGAAGCGATACTTCTCCTGCTGCAAAGGCGTTTCGGGCTCTCCGGTGTGTACGTACGCCGACGCGATGCTCAGGCGTTTGCCGCTCGGCAGCGCGATCTCCGACTCGGCCCAGCGTCCGGACTCGTCGAAGTGGGAGTCACCCACTCCGATGCGCGTACCCGACGGCGCGAGTCGGGTAGCCACCAGGACACCTGCGCGCCCCTTCACGGCCGCCTCCGTGTGTACGAGATGCCACTCGTCGCCGAGCAGGTCGCGCACGATCTCGTCGGGTGCGCGTACCTCTTGCAACGCGAGCACATCGGGCCGGCATGCATCGAGCCAGTCGGCCATGCCGCGGCGGTACGCAGCACGGATGCCGTTGACGTTGACGGAAGCGACTCTGACCACGCTCCGATGGTGTCAGCCGGTCTCGTCGCCCCAGACGCCGGAGTCGGTGAACTTGTCGAGCAACGCGGTGTACGGCGCGATGTCGATGCCACGCTCGGCGAGCCATCCGTCGTCGTAGTAGGTATCGGCGTACCGATCACCACCGTCGCAGAGCAAGGTGACGATGCTGCCCTGCTGGTCCGCGGCGCGCATGGCCGAGAGCACACCGAGCACGCCCCAGATGTTGGTGCCCGTCGACGGGCCGACCGACCGGCCGGTGACGGTCGAACACCAGCGCATTGCGGCGATCGACGCAGCGTCGGGCACCCGCACCATCTCGTCGATCACGTCACCGACGAACGAGGGTTCGATCCGGGGTCGGCCGATCCCCTCGATGCGCGACGGGGTGCCGGTGGTCGAGTCGGAGCTGTCGCTCGCCCAGCCGTCGAGGAACGCAGAGTTCTCCGGATCGACGACGAGTACCTTCGTCGGCTGACAGCGGTATCTGATGTATCGACCGATGGTGGCAGACGTACCGCCCGTGCCCGCGCCGACGACGACCCAGGTCGGCACCGGATGCGGTTCATGGCTCAGCTGCTCGAAGATCGACTCGGCGATGTTGTTGTTGCCGCGCCAGTCGGTGGCCCGCTCGGCGTAGGTGAACTGGTCCATGTAATGGCCGCCGGAGTCGCGCGCAAGACGGCGCGCCTCGTCGTACACCTCAGACGCATTGTCGACGAGGTGGCAGCGGCCGCCGTGCCACTCGATCAGCTCGATCTTCGAGGCGCTGGTCGAACGCGGCATCACCGCGACGAACGGCAACCCGAGCAGACGCGCGAAGTACGCCTCGCTGACCGCCGTTGAACCGCTGGACGCCTCGACGATCGTCGTACCGGGGCCGATCCACCCGTTGCACAGCGCG
The sequence above is drawn from the Nocardioidaceae bacterium SCSIO 66511 genome and encodes:
- a CDS encoding dihydrofolate reductase family protein, whose amino-acid sequence is MSKVAWGFTCSIDGFIAGPGHDMSWLAAAEPMAEGTTDRMAGAVAVIIAGRDGYDAAKALQDERDDLTSEPYGGAWSGTEFILTHRPEELADDPTVIALNCDIVEAIRRARELAGDGDVQIISADIARQALEHDLIDELQVYVAPIFLGDGIRIFDVPGGRRVDWELAEIDEQNPRSFARTYRPKRA
- a CDS encoding exodeoxyribonuclease III, which produces MVRVASVNVNGIRAAYRRGMADWLDACRPDVLALQEVRAPDEIVRDLLGDEWHLVHTEAAVKGRAGVLVATRLAPSGTRIGVGDSHFDESGRWAESEIALPSGKRLSIASAYVHTGEPETPLQQEKYRFLDAMLARMSDLRERSDYALVVGDLNIGHTERDIKNWKGNLKKSGFLPEERAYLDRVRDELGWIDVGRDFAGPVDGPYTWWSYRGRAFDNDAGWRIDYQLATPELASLAGPVVVDRAPSYAQRWSDHAPVVVDYAI
- a CDS encoding PLP-dependent cysteine synthase family protein encodes the protein MPKTSTDDRRWIDRAVRAVEADANRSADTHLHRFPLPGPAGVDLYLKDESVHPTGSLKHRLARSLFLYALCNGWIGPGTTIVEASSGSTAVSEAYFARLLGLPFVAVMPRSTSASKIELIEWHGGRCHLVDNASEVYDEARRLARDSGGHYMDQFTYAERATDWRGNNNIAESIFEQLSHEPHPVPTWVVVGAGTGGTSATIGRYIRYRCQPTKVLVVDPENSAFLDGWASDSSDSTTGTPSRIEGIGRPRIEPSFVGDVIDEMVRVPDAASIAAMRWCSTVTGRSVGPSTGTNIWGVLGVLSAMRAADQQGSIVTLLCDGGDRYADTYYDDGWLAERGIDIAPYTALLDKFTDSGVWGDETG